From the Chaetodon auriga isolate fChaAug3 chromosome 17, fChaAug3.hap1, whole genome shotgun sequence genome, the window TGTTGTGGATTTCAGTCGTGCTGCGTCGAGCGGGCAAGAGACGCTTTAAAATGTCCCACTGTTGAATGAAGCACTgccacagttcagttcacagagGGCCAAACTTGAGaatggctgctgctgttaccTTTAACATGTTGTGTACCAATAATAATATTCATGTTTATTAAAACGTCACTTGTGGTAATGGAGTCACGTGATTTTACACCAGTTTCCTCCTGATTCTCACTTCAGAGAGCATTCACGCCGTGGATGTGTGGAAGGAAAGCAGTCACACATGGAGTCAGTTAAGCTGTGTGAGCTCTGGTCTGGAAGCGTGAAGCCACAGCTTCATCTAGATGAGAGCACGTGCTCAAACATAATGAGCAATCGAGAGCATCAAACAACTTAAGAAGATGTGATGACAAAAGTCTGAAGTATGTTACAAAGCTGACATCACCATGTAAGTGAAAGTTTGGCCATAATTATCTTTATTGAAACTTTGACAGAAGGTTGGGATGCCGTGTAAAActtcaataaaacagaatgtgatgattggctaatcatttttgacatatgtaaaacagcacaaagacaatatatttaatgtttgacctcatcaacttcattgatttttctaaatatctgcttattctgaatttgatgcagcaacacgtttcaaccaagttgggacaggagcaactaaagactggaaaagctggttaatgctccaaaaacacctgtttggaaagTTCCACAGGTAAATTGGTCGATTGGTAACAGATGATAGCatcgtgattgggtatgaaagggacatccgggaaaggctcagtcgctcacgAACGAGGATGGCGttaggttcaccactttgtgaacacatgatctGTTTTTATCTGCGTTTCAGACAGCGTCCCAACGTTTTTGGGATCAGGGTTATAATTCTGTGCACGAAGAGGTTCCTACAAAACTAAAGAACATGGAGTGaaatgtcaatcaaacacactcATGGCCGCACATTCCTGAGGAGGTCCACTGAATCAGGTGGAAATACCTGCATGTCAACCATTACGTCTTTAAAAAGCTCCTCAAAATCCTGATTTGAATGAAAACGAAAGGCTTGAGAAACTTGAGACGTCTGCAGAATGAATGATGCAGACGTGTTTGAGAAACGTGCACGCAGGACTCAGCTGCAGTGCGCGAGACGGATCTCTGCTGCCACCTTTTGTCTTTAACATGAACTGCACCCCTGGCTTCTTAAAAAAAGATCTGGGACCTCCTCATTATAATATCTGTACACTAATCTATTaacattttcctctttaataCCAGCACTAGAGCTTTAAGGGCTGATACCAATATCaatattttcccttttcagtaatcacacagacattttttcttttatgtgatTTCTCATAGcaagaagaaaatgaagcaagaaaaacagaaaaaaatcaccgTGTATCCACTTTTATTGCTTTGCACCCATCGGCAATGACAGAAGAGTCATCATTCAAGCTAACAACACGATGCCTCACTGATGTCACGTGTCTGTACATCAGGACGAATGCATGTTTACATAGTGATGATGGAGGGTGAAACCTCCACCTTTTTGTTGGCAGCTTATCcaccttgaaaacacacacacatatatatctatatatatatattgatattGAAACTGATGTCATGTGAAAATAGGGTATTTTTcatcaaaataaacattattatGACATTCTAAGTACCTAAGTTGGTGGATGTTCGGTTTATTGTGATGATTCCACCGATCAGACAGCTCACACCTTTATATCAAATACACAGCACGTGTAGGGAAGTGACGTGTGACACATCATCTGTGACTCCATTCAAACTTACGATTTCGTCTTTACAAAATACAAGTTTGGCAAAAAATGTCACTGACTTCATTTTTGATGCTGACGGTACAATAATTTGACATTCACTgatcattgaaaaaaaaaagcagtagCTGAATACAGATTACAGagctttaacacacacagacacagtattCAGGCTGACTTTCGCACACACGTGGAGTAACACTGCGACACACGCAAGCCTCTGCAAATGAGCCGTGTTCTGGTTCGCTCTGATGGtctgtctttgggttttgtgtGCCAccatgtgtgttatgtgtgcaCCTCTTCTGAACACTTATCAGTACAAGACTTGCAAATAAGAGCTTCGACAAGGCACGTAAGCTGTCGTCCGCAGAGTCACTGGAGCCACGCGCAGACCGCCGGTGAAACACGACATGAAAACCGTCCCACGGATTCCTCTTTGCCTGAATATGAGCTAGGTTCACGGGTCCAGACATTGCACGGTGTGGGGTGTTTATTGCTAAAACAGAGACCGCACTTAGCAAAATAAGAACGACTTCATAGAATATAATAgtttttacatttactgtagaaatattttgcataAAATGATTTGCAACGCTGAACATACCAAGTTATCTTTAcaccacacgcacgcacgctcacacacacacacacacacacacacacacacacacacacacacacatacacaactaCCAGCAATAGTACAGACAGTATAAAAACAGGTGCAGCTAACCGGGATCATGAATATTCTCTTTTCTATTTTGCACCTTACTATAGTTTATGATTCAGAGCGTTTATTAAAATAGGTGATACCAGCGATGAGAGGAGTACAGCGGGGTAGTTAATTATCACTGCCTTGTGAGAAAAACATCAGGTTACCACAGTCAGAAATCTTTCAGGATTCCTGAGTTGTTTAACCGACATTTGAACAACAGCTCTACAGATACGGTGGGGGGGAGGGTAACCTTTTTACTGATACACTATAATCCATCTTAAGTAAGAAACTATACTGGCAAAGTGcttactgtacagtacagacTTCATATGGCCTCTGAAGTAGGTTTCCTACAATGTTACAATGATATTTCTATAACATCACATACAATACGAACAGTGAggtttacagtgaaaacaactGACCGACTCATGAGCAGCAATATAAATACTGGGTGTTcccctgcagacagcagagatgatgcATGAGCAAGTTCTACAAAGATGTACGTATGCAGTAGTACTGTGGCGTCGTAGTGTTTGAATGTAcctctgttgttttggtttgtgtcaTTTACTGTGCCGGACTGATTAAGCAATATAATCACCTGGCACCGACAATACCTGAATGGCTTTAATCGAATGAGTTTTTGAAGCTGGTGTAGTTAGGTGAAAGGTCTCAGTCCGACCTaaaacacatggaaacagaCAGTGCAGGGCAGCTCGCGTGTATGAGCTGCGAAGAACCCAAAATGTACAGTACTGTTACCAGCTAAAACGGTAAAACGGAAATTAAAATACACAGTGGATTAAAATTaagattcaattcaattcaagcAGTCCAAGATCCCCACCAGTGAGGCCCGTTCCTTTGGCATTTGTGGTTTGAATGGTTGACAAATTGCTAGACTGAGAGAGTTCTTAAACAATGAGCGTCGGTGGGTAATAACAGCAGACTTCCTCCATTCCTCAGAGAATGTGTGCTCTGCAGAACATCGCGGCAGCCATTTGTACATGTGCTGCACGCTTCCAGACTCGAGTGGAGTAGGACTCACAGCCCTGGGGGAGCTCGCCTGCTGGCCTGTAGAGGGGAACACTGCAGGCAGGTCGTGCTGCTCCAGTTCTATGTCCCCATCGCCACTAAGATGGTGCCCGTCTGCGGGGGAAAGTGTGGAGCGGGAGAAGGTATCAGGAGGGTAGGGAGGGCTTGGCTTTATCACAGGAAGGTCTCGGCAGTGGAGCCCCCTCCTGGCGTGTCTGGGCTGACGTCCACTCTAACGCAGGCCACCTTCTCCTGGCTGTTGCACAGGAGTGAAGAAGATAAGAGACGAGGTGAGCGCCTGAGCAAATTCATGGTAATGCAAAGGGTGGAGAGCCAGGGTGAGGTGTTGTCAGGCAGAGGAGTCACAGTGCTCAATTTACAACATTTTACCACCTACAGTACACCTTGTAGAGGAGGACTGCGCTAAAATACGTGACAATTCTACATCAAAGTCAAACTAATGTGATTAATTAGATTTTGGAATGAAAGTGCGACTGTCAGCACTCTCAAATTAACACCTTAAGCTGCTGAAGGAGACAAGAACAAACCCTTATCTTTGCATGTACAGGTTTAGACTGTGATACCCAACACTTTTCTATGGACTTACACTCAAAAGCACTTAAACTGATCTCCTATTTCTTTCACTACAGTAGGAAATAATCTTTCTTGAAACTTGCTTTCCCTCTCAGAGAACATCTAGGTCACAGTATTACTGTTAACATTGGATAATCATATTAGAGTAATGCAATTGGGGGCAGGGGCTCTGGGAAACTCCAGGAGATGGCATAGCTACCTTTCACTATGCTTCACAGGTTGGGCACATGACTCTGCACTCGAATTCACGGCCTTCCACGCTGCGGTTTTGGCCATTTCATCAGAGATATTTACAACCAAGGGGTCAGATTCAGAACTGCATgccaaaatgcaaacacacacaaagagacagaaacacaaagagaagacaGGCATGGAGACAACAAATCAGTAGGAGAGGTTCAGTGCAGGACAGGTCAAACAaggagacacaaacatgcacataaatgaAAGGTTAAAACAAATTAAGAGCACAAAAAGGCCCACCAGACAGGGCGCGCACAGGACGCTCCACGTTAGCACGTATCAAGAAATGTGAGCCTTTTGCATCAGAGGCAAAAGTTGGCACGGGTTGACACGTTATTCGTTAGTTAGACAAGGATACAATTATTTCAACAAGACAAACACTTTTCATCACAGACCATTTAcccttaaaataaaaagaaaacacacaacaacacccACAGCAGAGTGCTTTAAAGCCAGGGTTTCTGTTTCTGGGACTGACAGTTTGGGCCATGCGCTAACTGTCTGAGTATCAGTGAGCAGGGTTAGAACGCAGCCGTGTGGGTCAGATGTTCTGCATCAGACACACAGCCCTGCTACCTCGTCATCCACTGGGAGGCTGTGGGTCACTAGTCCTATTCTGTATGATCTGTTCAAGATGGACATAATAGCACACAGCTGACTTCCAGGGTCAGAATCCCAGCATTCCACGTTGTACATGACAATGCGATgcatcagaaaatgaaataaagtttcTGATTTACTATGAACTACATCTGCATTCTTTGTCAGCGTTTCTGGACTGCTTTCCTGGATCACATTAGCCAGAGAGACATTGATTAGGGAGGAAGTCAAATTGGGAACTATTTACATTAAGCGTAGTCCATGAAGCATTTTAAGCCATCATAAAAACGTATTTTGCTGCCTCACAAGAGGAAAAAATTACCGGATTTTTGTTACGATACACGACTGCATGATTAAAAATAGATTACACCTGATGCACTACTATTATGAACCTGCTACATAAAGGTGCTTTCATCCCAGAATTGGGCATCAAAGTGTGCTTTGTGGGGTGCACCACTCACCTCCCTGAGAGTGTCTTCACAGGGATGTTGAGTTGGTTGGAGCCTTCAAAGCTGACCTTCAGCTCCATGTCCTCTTCGTCCTGCAGTTGGGACTCTGCTTCCTGCATGATTACAAATGTCTCTGAGGTACTGCAAGTCTGgccatctgtttttttttttttttttactatccAACAGCAATGTGCTCAACAtccactgtttcactgtttataTCCCCAGACCTTCCACTTGTATTGTGACATtatcacactgacatgaaatCTGAGTCACCAGACTGAAAATGATATGTTTTGTGAAGCTCGACCATCTTTTTTTACTGTAACTCAggcagagagaaatggaggatTTTGATGCTTTCTGTAATTTacggtttgtgtgtgtgtgcgtgtgtgtgtgtgtgtgtgtgtgtgtgcgtcagtccACTGTGGGAAGTACGAAAGCCACCACAGTGTTTTTGAACATTTACTGGTCGAGCACACACGCGTATACAAAGCCAATCAGAGAAATACTGTTATTGTGAGTTGAACATTAAGcacagtgtgtttctttcttttgaagTACAAAAACACTTGAACACTTGACGGCTGCTTTATTCCAGTCTGACTTGCGACTGTCAGGTTACTCCAAAGAAAAGCCAACAGAAACGAACAAACATGAAATGAGTTTTACCAGCTTTTCAcgtgctttctttttcttgtcgtcctctttcttcttcttgctttcTGGCATCAAGTCATCCAGCCAGCTCAGCTCTCTCTTGGTGAAGAACAAGTCTAGAAGCTTTCGGATGAAGACCAGCGCCAGAACCTGGAGACGCACAGACGAAGAGTCTATTATCACAGACTTAACTCACAAAACAGGATCAAAATCAACTCATAAGGCACTTattacactgtgaaaatattaaatatcgTATTTTCAACTGACACCACAGCGAACATTAATTATGTATCAACGATATAAGAGATTTTGTCTAATTACATTTAGTTACATTGAATGGGTGCAGCTGAATCTGTGTCTTCAGCATATCATGTAGATGTGTGGAAATGTGCAACAGGCTTTGAGGTTCAATGTCATTACCATCATgggaaacacaacagcagctgcgGAGGCCTTGATGACCCAGAGCAACACCAAACAGGTGAGCTGCACCAGGGTGAAGATGTGGACCTTCCACAGCGGCACATAGCGCAGATAGATCAGATCAGGCTGGTGCTTGGAAGGCATGCCGAACAGCTTGATTCTGTCAAAGAACtaaagaggaaatgagattAAAGCAGcgcagtgtgagagagagataagacatgcaaataaaaatggctgcaaagACGAGGGTGAGCAGGAAAAGGGCAAAATTCAATACATTATTCATTTAACAAAAGCTTTTAAGGATTCTGAATTATGATCAAAGGTTTGGAACTACAAGGGGAAAACTTATCTCTACTGAACAGCTCATGACTGTGATTCTGTTTGGAATAAAAGGGCATATCATCTTCAAAGACCAGCAGAGTAGAGTCTTACTTGAATGCCTTTGAGGGAAGAGACGCCCATGTATAGAAAGACTCCATACAGGACTGGCATAGGAATAAACTGTAAAGAGCAGAAATGAAGCAACAGGGTATGTAAGAACAGGATAAATGAGTCAAGTGACAGTTCAGGAAAAGGCTAACACAGCATCTGTTGTACcagtattaaaaaaatgtgtaatatatttAACAGATTACCCCATCGGCACATACTGCCTATTATGAACTTCCAATTTAGGGTGATTaaaatgtgatgtcatttctttCCCTGAGTATTACTACAGCGTTTCCCATATCTCACCTTGAGCACTGaggtcatgaaaacagaacaacCCATGAGGACAAAGATCATGAATCCAGTGACCCGCTGCTCCCGGATGCCCAGGAACTTCGGCTGCTCTCCTGGAGCGGAGCAGCCAGACTCCAGCTTCAGGCTGTTAAcgtgggagatggagaggacGGTTGCAGCCACGAACCACGGCAGGCCCATGACGGAGCACACGCCCAGCATAAGTGCCACTACCAGCAAGTCCAGGTGATAGCCACAGCCTTTCTGCAGGGCGCAGAGTGAAACAAGAGACAGCAAGTGAGTCATGAGAAAAAGATTCAGGAGCACAATCTTAACATAATTTCATTTGCCCTTCCATACTTGGAATCCTGAGTTGCAAATCTTTGCCTTATGAATTTTTAAGGTAGActggatttatttttaaaatagcAGCAGTGGAGAACCCTGAGGCATAAAAATAcctcggaaaaaaaaaaagctgaaacagaTTATAGCTGAAGCAATTCTGTgagatgaaaacagcagaagaacaGACAAGACTGTAATTAaggatgacagagagggagagagagaacagtgagggaatgagctgcagaggaaaacaggtgTAGAGAGAGCAAAGAACTGAATGTTTAGATGGAAAGAGAGCAAGCCGGAGGCGCCACAAATGAgcaataggaaaaaaaaaacagactttctgCCTATGAGGTTTTACACAACAAATCTATGCAGGtcaaaagctgcagtgaaactCAGAGCAGACTCAATCTTACATGTCCATTCATTGCATtaacagagcagtcagacatCGAGTTTTACATCCGAGAACTACAATACTTCAACTTTAACTCTACACTGACATGTTCAATCACTGCGGCATCGTTGTTGCTTGATGTTTTTGGAGGTAAAGAAACACAATCCAGCATTTGAGATAAAACCAATCTCCAGTAGGTCAACTCTGATTATTGAGAACCACTTTctcaaaaaccttttttttttttgcactgctgGATATTAAAGAAGGGATAGACACCTCAGGCCAAGACTTCTAGGATACTACAACACTGCCAAAAGGCACGCAGGCAGGTCTGACCTTGAGCTTGTGCTCCTTGCGGTTGATGATGACTGCAGTGATCTGCTGGTCCATAAAGATGAGGATGGTGCAGAGCAGGGCAGGAAGTGCCGCCACCAGCAGCGTCCACCAGGGATTTCCTCCTAAAGGGTCCATCAGCCAGCCTCGGTTCTTTGAAGTTGGCTGCGGGAAAAAGGCAGGGATGTTCTACGTTTAGTATATTACACATACAATTATCAACATATAAAaacattcatgaacattcacacaTGAAGAAGACATGTTGAATAGATGCCTACCTCAAAGCGGTCAGGGACATTCAGTTTAGGAGAGGGGATCCCCATTAGATAGTCCACCAGCACCATGATCATGATGGTTATAAACACAGCGAAATCGCTGATAGTGGAGCGCAcctataaaacacacacacacgcaagagcaacacagttttatttatttatgtattctgAATTGCAACTGAGCACACGTGCTATTTCCTACTGTCACTCATACACACGCAGCCACAAAATAGAAGCTGCTCCAGTTTAACCATAGTTTTTCACTTGAGGCTGCTGTCGGAGATCCATCGCAGTAATATctattatttgtttgtttgagagGGATAGAGCACATTAACGAACATCAGTATAAAAGTCGGATTTCAGCGAGAATGCTAATTTACATCCGAAGTGCCTAGACAGGAAACTACAACTGCGACGTTACGAGTAACAACGTACAGatacaaatataaaatgaaCAAGACAAAATACATCATGCAACAAATGCGATCACGATTTACACATTTACAAAAACTACTGCATCATTTGCATACATTTGAATACTGATGTTTTGATATGCATTAGGTAGATTGTTAATATATAGTGTGGATAAAACTGGTCCAAGAATAGAGCCTTGTGGGACCCCTGCAGGACAGGCAAAGTAAGGCAatttggtcacacacacacattgatttcTGTTGGATAGATACGATATCATCCATAGGATAGCTTTCTCCTTAAGAAAAATTGTGTCAGTTTAGAaagacagcacaaacacaggcactCCTACCCAGTAAGCATTCGACTTTGTCTAAGAACACACGGTTTGCTGAGTGAAAGGGTGGATACGGACCACAAATTGCATGGGATGCAGAGGAGTGTAGCCTTCATGTAGATAATAATTACATTCGTGTCAACAGTAAAAGCATAACAATTCAGACAATACCAGCACCTGCCTACACAGAACACCAAGTGATAACAGACAGCGGGTACTGTGTGGGAGGAAGCaagcttttctttctgtacATGAGTTTGCTCATGCATACAGTGCATATCAGTAAATATTTATACAGTGTAAGCAGCTTTCAGCAAGATCTACACACTATTGCATGTACAGAGATATAGAGAAAACACCAATTCAGATGTGAATTTATCGATATTTAGATTTTAACCAGCAATATGAAGTTATTGTACTTTATGTTCCCTAAACGGCTGGGGTTAGTGGTGTAAGCAGTAGTATAACCAGAGCACACATAACAAATCCAGCAAACATCTCACCTTGGTGGGAAAATATCTCTCTGTCTTGAACTGCTTAAGGAAGGAGGATAGGAAGAAGGTGGTGAAAAAGAGGATGATGGACCAGAAGAGAACATCTGGGATGTAGGGCCCATGATGACCGCAGGCAGCACCCACAAACTCCCCATGGAGAGTCTTACACATCTAGAGAAAGAGCAGCATTAGGTGAGTACTGCGATATAAATTTTGATAAGCTGTTCCAGTACTGACAGTAGTTTTGGtacaaggtttttttttggcAGCCTTGTCGTGGTTCTATTAGTGGCAGATTGATGCATTAGTGTTAATGTGTTGTTTAGTGAGTTTGCGTGAGTGCAAGAATGCATGTACTAAGCTGGCTGATGATGTCTGTTTGCTCAACACGTCCTACACATTTGAATGTGGGTGTGATTCCTACGTCTCACAATGGAGATCATTGTGTGCTGGTCTCACCGAAACATTGAGGCTGCTCCACGGAACAGAGTCTGGGCTGTATCCTGTCCGGTTCCACTCCTGCACGATCTTATCTGAGGCGTTGACTGGCGCAGAGCACTGACACCTGGGGACAAGGAAACAAATGCTAAGCAAAGCATGGATGCTTATCTTAAACTGAAAAAGGGTTGTGTTCGTTTTAAAGGTAATTAAATCCACAGGATGCAGCAAATCTGCGAGCATCAGTTGTTTTTAAAAGTGGTATTTTGCAAGGGGGTTATTTTCACTTCAGTGCTGGGGAAGAGCTGAAGCCACTGCAATTACAGTTTTCAGCACTAAGAATGGTGGGCATGACACGCTACTTTATGTAACCCTTTGGAATTTAACATGGACATCCTGACCAGAAGagtgtattaaaaaaaagggacatACAACAATAAGAGTTTGTTATTTCATCACAATAAGAGCTCCCACTTCCTCCTAATACAGGATAATGCCTACGCTAAACGTCAGTACTCACGAATACTGGGTGAGGTTATCCAAGTTGTTGTGCATGTTGACAGGGTAGTGTTCTCCCAGGTGAAAGAGCTTCTCGAGAGCCTCGTAGATGAAGATGATGCAGATGAGCGCAGCGAAGGCCTCCTCTGTAAATCGGGTGATGTAGCAGACCAGGGAGCTGGCATCTGTGGCCACCAGGACCAGGCACAGGAAGGCTGTCCACAGTCCAATGCTGGTCCGCAGCGACAGGTACGACATGCCGTAGTCACtgggaaagacagacaaaggtgGTGCGGAGGAGCACGGATGCAGGTATTTAGTCTTATCAATATTTTGACTATTTCATCATGTTGCAGCAAAAGCAAACCTTCTTAAACTTACTTGCAGAACTTGAAGAGGATCTTCTCAAACACTAAAACAGGGCCCGTGCTGCCAAGAATAGTGAGGGGCTGTCCAGCGAAGAGGGAGTACGCCACTCCTGTCAGCGAGGCCCCGAACAGAGACTCTATGGCACTCTgtagacacagagagggaaggagtaagggtggatggaggaggtgaaaccACACAAAGGAGGATAGAGAGGGAAAGGctgcaggagaaaagagagaggcgAAGAAGAGACCCCCAACCAGAACACAGAGAGTTTTGATTAAACAGACAGCCTGGGCTGTGTCTGAGAGGCTAGACAAACGATTTGAATGTTTCCACCCTGCTGACTTGTCCGAAGTCATATCCCTGTTTAGCCCCGGCCTGCTGAGTTTAGTCAGACGcatcacacacaccagcacacagacCGTGCCTATGCCAACAGGCCGCTGTCCTAGTGAGGACATCTGGGCGAAAAGGAGAGAGAGCCAAACAGACAGGGAGCAAGCGGGAGCAATAAAAAGAGTCAATATATACAGAATAGCTTGCAGTGCGATGACACATTAGTGCATGGGAGGCTGAATAATCATTAGATCTTATTTTGGAAAGTGAATTAAGACCTCACAGTCAAAGATATCACATTAATGAGTATATAAAGTCACGGTTCAGAGGGGGAAAGATTATGTTGACTCTTCTGTCAATCAGCCCAATTAAAGGAACCAGCACAAAACTCACAATTCATATACTGATGCGTGGCAGCCAAATAGAACAATGTTCTGTATATGTGATTTTGTACAACATGGCACTTAGACAGCCAGGGGTTAGGGGCTTGATTCCCACTGGGTTTAAGAAAAGCACAAGCGACTGACTTTAAAGTGCCAAGCTTTCTGACTCACTATGTTGCCTTTTGTTGCCTCCCCAAGCAGACCTCCAAATGTGATGACTGGGGACATGCAAGCGCAGTAGAGGAACAGGATGGAGGCTAGACACTGCAGACTGAGGGCGTCCCTGATGTCGGTCCAGTAGAACGGTAACTTGCGCTTGATGTCCAGGATCAGACCTCCAAATATCCTgcaagaggagagaggcagttaatgtttgatttttcaaGTAGTAGTGCTTTATTGAATTATAAACGAATAGTGACATGATTACTTTGAAAGTCAAGTGAACACATTTACTTTAGTGTCACACTAACTCTATTAATATAAAGCAGTTATTTATCTTTAAATTCCCCTGAGACTCTTTCAGGTAGTCAATGTAAAAGATgtgcaaagacaacagtgaTCAAGATAACTGAGTAAATGGCTGcaaacatttattattttcattattcactTCATAATCCTTACAGTCTGTTAACACTATCTGCTCTTTTTACAGTTGGAACAGCTTAAATGTGATTATAAGGTGATTAAAACTGTCATTTTGCAGTAATGGTTATTTACTCGGTGTTGaggcctttttttctttttttactatgtttgttgttgtttgcttgaACACTGGCAGTGTGAATACTGAGGCAGTGTTGTGAGGTTGTGAGTGTGTATCTTTATAATATTCAACCCCACAACCAGGATGGCACGGTGATCGTGCTGCTGAGTCCAAATCATTTCCACAGGTGCAGGATTTGTCTTCATGCAGACGTTGTTCAGAGCGACTCCCCTCCAAACAgccttcttctctgtttctgcctctctttgtcaTTGAGGGATTAAATTTCtcaccttcttctttttctttcctctgacaCCTGCCCAATTGCTGTGCTGTGAGGTCTtcttacattttcttttcccaaCACCTCTGGAATAACCTCTATTCCCTGCCTCCACAAGCCCTGCTGTTTCTTTTCTACAGCCTGATTCTGATAGCTTTCTTTACATTAGCTTCTTGCACTCTTACACTCCTCTGTCCCCCAGTCGCTCACTCATCGCATGAGCCTTTTATAGTAGCGGTGAAAAGGAGAGTGAATCTGTAAATAATACAGCACCTCCCAACTGATGTGTATGTgcgcagagtgtgtgtgtgtgtgtgtgtgtgtgtgtgtgt encodes:
- the LOC143335611 gene encoding sodium bicarbonate cotransporter 3-like isoform X7; the protein is MCTRPAAGEMDEPSEQMRPLLRTGLDEEAIVDHGKTSFTTHTNYEKEDLESHRAVYVGVHVPFGRESKRRHRHRGHRHHRKRKERDSEEGKEDGRESPTYDTPSQRVQFILGTEDDDLEHVPHDLFTELDELSFRDGSATEWKETARWLKFEEDVEDGGERWSKPYVATLSLHSLFELRSCILNGTVMLDMRANSIEEIADMLIDSMVASGQLKEDLRSKVREAMLKKHHHQNERKLSNRIPLVRSIADIGKKHSDPLLLERNGPLVSPNSLPNNLDGNKAAERRPSKAGVDMNFMKKIPPGAEASNVLVGEVDFLEKPIIAFVRLSPAVLITGLTEVPVPTRFLFLLLGPHGKGPQYHEIGRSMATLMTDEIFHDVAYKAKDRTDLLSGIDEFLDQVTVLPPGEWDPTIRIEPPKNVPSQMKRKRPSHPNGTASPAGELEKEEDHHAGPELQKTGRIFGGLILDIKRKLPFYWTDIRDALSLQCLASILFLYCACMSPVITFGGLLGEATKGNISAIESLFGASLTGVAYSLFAGQPLTILGSTGPVLVFEKILFKFCNDYGMSYLSLRTSIGLWTAFLCLVLVATDASSLVCYITRFTEEAFAALICIIFIYEALEKLFHLGEHYPVNMHNNLDNLTQYSCQCSAPVNASDKIVQEWNRTGYSPDSVPWSSLNVSMCKTLHGEFVGAACGHHGPYIPDVLFWSIILFFTTFFLSSFLKQFKTERYFPTKVRSTISDFAVFITIMIMVLVDYLMGIPSPKLNVPDRFEPTSKNRGWLMDPLGGNPWWTLLVAALPALLCTILIFMDQQITAVIINRKEHKLKKGCGYHLDLLVVALMLGVCSVMGLPWFVAATVLSISHVNSLKLESGCSAPGEQPKFLGIREQRVTGFMIFVLMGCSVFMTSVLKFIPMPVLYGVFLYMGVSSLKGIQFFDRIKLFGMPSKHQPDLIYLRYVPLWKVHIFTLVQLTCLVLLWVIKASAAAVVFPMMVLALVFIRKLLDLFFTKRELSWLDDLMPESKKKKEDDKKKKAREKLEAESQLQDEEDMELKVSFEGSNQLNIPVKTLSGSSESDPLVVNISDEMAKTAAWKAVNSSAESCAQPVKHSESQEKVACVRVDVSPDTPGGGSTAETFL
- the LOC143335611 gene encoding sodium bicarbonate cotransporter 3-like isoform X1, translated to MCTRPAAGEMDEPSEQMRPLLRTGLDEEAIVDHGKTSFTTHTNYEKEDLESHRAVYVGVHVPFGRESKRRHRHRGHRHHRKRKERDSEEGKEDGRESPTYDTPSQRVQFILGTEDDDLEHVPHDLFTELDELSFRDGSATEWKETARWLKFEEDVEDGGERWSKPYVATLSLHSLFELRSCILNGTVMLDMRANSIEEIADMLIDSMVASGQLKEDLRSKVREAMLKKHHHQNERKLSNRIPLVRSIADIGKKHSDPLLLERNGEGLSSSRLSLHKPGAASSVSNLSQRRESRVSVLLNHLLPSSSSNTGPSSLTIPQNTPDSFRCSTQSLSRTYGAGPGPQGIPEVVVSPPEDDDPPTSAEEEAASPQLRRRASSASQGLELLPLEGPLVSPNSLPNNLDGNKAAERRPSKAGVSRESSSVDFSKVDMNFMKKIPPGAEASNVLVGEVDFLEKPIIAFVRLSPAVLITGLTEVPVPTRFLFLLLGPHGKGPQYHEIGRSMATLMTDEIFHDVAYKAKDRTDLLSGIDEFLDQVTVLPPGEWDPTIRIEPPKNVPSQMKRKRPSHPNGTASPAGELEKEEDHHAGPELQKTGRIFGGLILDIKRKLPFYWTDIRDALSLQCLASILFLYCACMSPVITFGGLLGEATKGNISAIESLFGASLTGVAYSLFAGQPLTILGSTGPVLVFEKILFKFCNDYGMSYLSLRTSIGLWTAFLCLVLVATDASSLVCYITRFTEEAFAALICIIFIYEALEKLFHLGEHYPVNMHNNLDNLTQYSCQCSAPVNASDKIVQEWNRTGYSPDSVPWSSLNVSMCKTLHGEFVGAACGHHGPYIPDVLFWSIILFFTTFFLSSFLKQFKTERYFPTKVRSTISDFAVFITIMIMVLVDYLMGIPSPKLNVPDRFEPTSKNRGWLMDPLGGNPWWTLLVAALPALLCTILIFMDQQITAVIINRKEHKLKKGCGYHLDLLVVALMLGVCSVMGLPWFVAATVLSISHVNSLKLESGCSAPGEQPKFLGIREQRVTGFMIFVLMGCSVFMTSVLKFIPMPVLYGVFLYMGVSSLKGIQFFDRIKLFGMPSKHQPDLIYLRYVPLWKVHIFTLVQLTCLVLLWVIKASAAAVVFPMMVLALVFIRKLLDLFFTKRELSWLDDLMPESKKKKEDDKKKKAREKLEAESQLQDEEDMELKVSFEGSNQLNIPVKTLSGSSESDPLVVNISDEMAKTAAWKAVNSSAESCAQPVKHSESQEKVACVRVDVSPDTPGGGSTAETFL